The following DNA comes from Teredinibacter haidensis.
CCCTTGTAACTACGAGAGATCTCGTACACTCTTACCTACGAGATCTCTCGTACAACTAACAAGGATTAACGGTGCCGACACCCACGCAAGCTGAACTCGAAATTTTGAACATCCTCTGGGATGCTGGAGAGATGCGTGTTCAGGGCGTACACGAGCAGTTGAACAAAATTCGCGATATCGGCTACACCACCACCCTGAAAGCCATGCAGGTTATGGTTCAAAAGGGTTTACTGGATCGACGTTTAGAAGGCCGGAGCCATATTTATTTCCCGGTGATTCAAGAGAGTTCCACCAAAAACAAACTGCTGTCACGTTTTATCAACAGTACGTTTAGTGGCTCCAACAGCAGGTTAGTCATGCAACTCTTAGGCAACAACCAAGTTAGCAAAGAAGAAATTGAAGAGATTAAAGCTTTTTTAAAAGATCTCTAGCGGCTTGCTGTAAACGTAAGCGAGGTCGCCAGCGCAAGGTAGAAATGCGGGGTTTATAGCGAATAGCTAAGTATTTTGAACCCGTTTTAACACCGCGCAGACAACGCAGATAGCTTTTCTATAGCAAGCTAGACCCGGAGGAAGAGTAGCGGGCTGTAGATCATTCTCACTGAGGATAACTGACATGGACACTTTTGCATCAGTCTTAAATGGTAATACCGCATATGCGTTTACCTGGACCATAATACATTCCCTCTGGCAGTGCACGTTGATCGCACTAGTACTGGGAATATCGCTCGCCATCAATCGACACCAAAGTGCCAACGGGCGCTATCTTCAAGGCATTATCGCACTGATCATGTGTGTCACGGTGAGTGTCGCAACTTACGCGCACCTCTATCATAGCGTTACGAACGCAACCAATGTTATGCAAACACCCAATACGCTGCTCCAATACTCCGATAGTTTATGGCAGCAGATTTACAGTTTACTGAATAAGAATGTCCAATACATCCTGTTGGTTTGGCTCACCGGCTTTACCCTACAATTTATTCGCTACGCCCGCGATTTTTTTGAAGCCAGCATGCTGCGCTACCGTGGCTGCGAAAACGTTAATCCGGAATGGTTTGGTCGCTGCCAGCAGCTTGCCCACTACCTAAACCTATCAAAAGTGATCCAGGTTAAAAACTCCTGCCGCGTTTCCAGCATTTGTGTTCTAGGTCATTTTAAACCCGTTATTTTATTACCTATTGGCCTGCTAACATCGCTGACTACCGAGCAAGTTGAAGCGCTGCTGCTGCACGAGCTGGCTCATATTCAACGCAACGACTACGTAATTAATGCCATACAATCCTTTGTTCGCCTTCTCTATTTCTTTAACCCGGCTGTTATGTGGATTTCAACACGCATTGATCGCGAAAGAGAAAATTCCTGCGATGACATCGCGGTAAAATATTGCGGCTGCCCCACGCTCTACGCCAAAAGCTTAACCAGCATTTCAGAGTTGGAATCGCGGCTAGCAACCGTATTGGCTGCAAACAAAAACAAATACCAAATGCTTCCGCGCGTAAAACGTTTATTTTCTAACAACTCAGGAATTGCAAAAAGTATGGAACAACTTATCTCGGGTCTGTTCGCTTGCGGGTTGGTGCTTGCAATGAATGTAAGCGCCAATGAATTTAGTTTACCAACGATAAAAACGCCGGCTCCAACAGTTGACAACCTTTCGGTAGAAACGGAGCTCCCAGCTCTTAATCCACAGCCCGTAAAGCCTGCAGAATCACCGGCGAAAATTTCGGCCAAAGTGCAACAGCCACAATCAACTAGCACGACCGTAGAAAAAGTTAACGTAATCGCGGCCACCCAAAGCCTGGATTTTGCCAGCAAAAATTCAACGACCAGAAACACGCAACTCGCACAAGCGGCGGAAACACCTCCACCGAGAACACCAACAGCCGCCGACGGGGAAGGCAATATGGAGATTATGGATTCACCTGAATTTAATAGCCTCTATATTTCCTCAAAGTTCAGCCTGCCGCTATCACGGAAAATATACGTCGAAAAGGCCAGTGTACAATTTGCCGATATTTGGATGGATCGATTTCGTGCGTCTACATCCGCGAATTACCGCACACTGATCGAAGATGACTACGGTACATTACTGACGAAATCCATTAAAAAGCAACTCACCAAGACTGGTTGGCAGGTTGTTGATAAAAAAGATTCTGGCACAGTTATAGTCAAGCCAGAATTAATCGACCTTTATATTTATGCTCCGGAAACATCTGGAATCAAACAAACCATTATCGCAATGGCGGGGCAATCTGGAGTTAAGCTATTGTATTCCACTCCGCAGGGCCAGCCCATAATGAAAATAGTTGATTACCGCAACACCCCCCAATCTGCAGGTAGCCCATTTGTTGCAAATCGTGCGACAAATTTCCACTACTTTAAAAAGCTGATCGATAGTTGGTCGAAATCATCAACGCAGTATTTAAATGGTTTAATGGAGTTGGTTGAGCAACAAAAAAGTTAGTAAGGCATTGGTCAGCGCCAGTAAAGAGTTCGAGTATCCGGGTTGTAATTGAGTATTGAGTTTATTCACTACTACCCCACCTTTTTCGGCCCGGATACCCGATTTATACTGCCTATTTATACGCAATATCACAGTTTATCAAATACCACTTACGTCGCACTTAAACATGATGGATCATTCCCTGGTGCGACTTTTTTTCATCCGAATCAAAACAGAAAAAAACCGAAGCTAAAAAGCGCAACTCCGGATACACCCACCACAAGCATTAAAACCCACGCTTTGACAGCACTAGAAAAGTATCTTCATTTTGCATTACAAATACGCAAACTACCTGTATTATCGATTCTTTAAACAGAACTATCTGTACTCTGTCCAGGAATAAGTAATCCATACCAACCAAACAGGAGTTGCATCAAGATATGGATACCCGAAAATTACTGTCATTATTTATAGGGGCATTGGTTGCCAGCTCCGCAATCTCGTTTCAGCTCGGGAAAAATTCAGTGCCGCCTGCCGAAATACCCACTCAATTATCAAGCCGCTTAGATTCACCGTCCCTCGCCCCCTGCACGATTCCCCCATTCACAGGGGAAGATATAACGCTAGCAAAGAAAAGTTTCCCGGAAACAAAGCCAGCCTATACGGAAGCCTCTCATAAAGATGAAGAAAGCCCCGTAAACTCAAGGATGTATACTCAAGTAAGCGATGGTTCTCAGCAAATTGAAACGTTTTCCAGCTTTATTGAGAAAGCAGAAAAAGAAAATAAAGCCCCCATGCAACTGGCTAACGAGCGCTTCGAAGCCGAAGAAATAGATTACAACTGGGCAACAAGCCGGGAAGATGAACTTTTTTCGATGTTCGATAACCACGAAGCCCTGCAGGATATTGCACCGTTATCGGTAATCTGCAAAACAAAAAATTGCCAGGTGATACTCGCAACAGAAGGCGATCAACAAGCCAACATACTTTCAGTCAAATTTTCTAACGCAATATCTACCGGCACAGAAGAGACGACCAGCGCTACCGTTTCCTATTTTGTGAACCGAGGCACAGGTGAATTAATCTTTTACCTTTCCGAAGATTCCAGTTCGGCGCTGTTTCAGTAGAAAAAGCACAAACCTTACAAAAAAGCCCCATCAAGTAAATGATAGGGCTACACATAATGGGCTATTTACTTTTCGTAAACGCGCCAGTTATCACAGTTATTAAACGAAGTGTAATAGTTGCTATCCCTAGTTCCCATTGTACAGTTCTGATGATTGCCATTAGTCTCAAGCAACCTTGTTACGGTTACCGTGTGGCCTGGGCACTGCACTAAATATTCGTTATATAAATAGCTGTAACCATAACCGCCCCCACCCGTACCATAGGACTGAGTTGCCGAACACTCAGGAGGATAATTTCCCTGAACAGGGTCATTCCACTCAAAAATTTTCCCCGCATTTGCAGAAGCAGCAAAACTCATAGACAACACTAGTCCAGCCAATAATTTAAATTTCATATTTTTTCCTTGAATTTTATTAACCCGAATTATTATATTGGCATCTTGCCCCGAGCTTTTTCCAAACTACACTCCTCGCAGAAACGAGCACGGTACAGCTCCCTAAAATAGTTAACGTTTGAATAATATTGTTCAGAGGTACTATTTACAAATGATATGACTGTCTAGCTAAATATAAATTAGAATAATATTGCTTTCAATTTAAATGGCGACAAGAAGATAGAAGGGGCGCCAGAAGCCCAGGGATCACGTAGACGAGACACTCTTAATCCACAATCAACGCGAGCTAAAAAGTACAAGCCACCAGAAGTACACCTAAACGAGGTGGAAGCCCCTGTAATAATGCGGGACGATATAAGCCGAACAGACAGGAAATGTAGATGCGAGGATTTTTACGGATAAGGAAAAGGAGCAAAGGAGCAAAGGAGGGAGAAGGTTTACGAATATCGAAGAGTATCAATCTCATATTGAAAAACCTCTTCCAATACCACATTAGAACTATGGGCAATCCGAAAAGCGAGACCCAAAGAGGCGGAGTGTCTATTAGACTCCAATGCCGAAATAGTTTTGCGGGTAGCCCCCACAGCTTTCAACAATTTCTGCTGCGTCATTTCATTGTTGTCGAAACGTTGCTGACGAATTGTGTCGCGAATTTGTCTACCGGCCATATCAAATCTTCACGCCGATAATAAAAAATTTGTGCTGCAGCTTTTACACTGGTTGAAACAATAATAATCAACAAAAGTATATTTGCTGAGAGCATGGGTGATAAATCCAGCGCAATACCTATTTACTCAAACAAAAACATACCGCCGAGCCCCGCATTTACAATTAGCGGCATCACTAAAAATACCCCGAGACTCAAAACGCACATCACGCTCACCCCTGCCCTCAATGTTGTTGCTGCCAATGAATATCAAGCGCCCTGCGATCAATGCAACGATAGAAAATGTAATAATCTGCCCAATTACTGCTGCCAACTCCACCCATAAATTCCTTTCCCGATACGACAGACCATTAAAAGTCCATATAGAACGTACTGTCTATTTGTAATGTAAAAAATATATTACATTCATGGCTCGCTCTACTGCGACAATTCGCCACATCCCGATCATTCGCTTCGTTCTTTATCATTTACCCCTAACTTGGGAGAGCATCTAATGAAAATAAGAATATTGATCGCCGCCATGTCGGCAGTCGCCGTGCAGGCATTGGCTACCACCGACTTGCCTATCGAGGTTGTCGAAGTAATTGGCGACAACACGATGACCAAAGAACAACAGCTCGACAGCCAATCTACCCTGAGCAAGCCGGTACAGGATGCCGGCGAGCTATTGCGCTCTGTCAACGGTGTGGCCGCCACCCGGCGCGGCGGCAGGGGATTTGAACCCATAATTCGGGGGCAATCTCAAAATCAGCTGAACATAATGACCGATGGCGCCTATACCTTTGGCGCCTGCCCCGGTCGCATGGATCCGCCCACAGCCTATACCGCAATGGACAACTTCGACCAGCTCACCATTATAAAAGGCAATCGCTCGGTGATTTACGGGGCTGGCGGTAGTGGTGGAACGCTTTTGTTTGAACACAAGCGTCCGGAGTTTAAGGACAAAAACTATCTCGGCTCCATCGGCCTTGGCTATACCAGTAGTTCCGAATCTCAAGATGGCTCGGCCAACCTCGCGTTCGGCAATAAGCGCGCCTTTGGCCGTGTCTTTGGCGACGTGAAATCCTCCGATAACTACGAAGATGCCGACGGGAATGTCACCGCGTCTTCGTTTGATTCCTCAAGTTATGGCCTGATTGCTGGCAGCGACCTTAACAACCAACACTATCTGCAGCTCTCTTTTGAAGGGGTAAGCGAGGACGATGTGTGGTTCGCTGGCAACGGTATGGATTCTCCCTGGACCGACTCGGAAACGGCACGTCTTAAATGGGTCTATAGCGGCGGAACCCTGGTAGACAGCTTTGAGCTAAGC
Coding sequences within:
- a CDS encoding BlaI/MecI/CopY family transcriptional regulator yields the protein MPTPTQAELEILNILWDAGEMRVQGVHEQLNKIRDIGYTTTLKAMQVMVQKGLLDRRLEGRSHIYFPVIQESSTKNKLLSRFINSTFSGSNSRLVMQLLGNNQVSKEEIEEIKAFLKDL
- a CDS encoding M56 family metallopeptidase, which produces MDTFASVLNGNTAYAFTWTIIHSLWQCTLIALVLGISLAINRHQSANGRYLQGIIALIMCVTVSVATYAHLYHSVTNATNVMQTPNTLLQYSDSLWQQIYSLLNKNVQYILLVWLTGFTLQFIRYARDFFEASMLRYRGCENVNPEWFGRCQQLAHYLNLSKVIQVKNSCRVSSICVLGHFKPVILLPIGLLTSLTTEQVEALLLHELAHIQRNDYVINAIQSFVRLLYFFNPAVMWISTRIDRERENSCDDIAVKYCGCPTLYAKSLTSISELESRLATVLAANKNKYQMLPRVKRLFSNNSGIAKSMEQLISGLFACGLVLAMNVSANEFSLPTIKTPAPTVDNLSVETELPALNPQPVKPAESPAKISAKVQQPQSTSTTVEKVNVIAATQSLDFASKNSTTRNTQLAQAAETPPPRTPTAADGEGNMEIMDSPEFNSLYISSKFSLPLSRKIYVEKASVQFADIWMDRFRASTSANYRTLIEDDYGTLLTKSIKKQLTKTGWQVVDKKDSGTVIVKPELIDLYIYAPETSGIKQTIIAMAGQSGVKLLYSTPQGQPIMKIVDYRNTPQSAGSPFVANRATNFHYFKKLIDSWSKSSTQYLNGLMELVEQQKS
- a CDS encoding helix-turn-helix transcriptional regulator yields the protein MAGRQIRDTIRQQRFDNNEMTQQKLLKAVGATRKTISALESNRHSASLGLAFRIAHSSNVVLEEVFQYEIDTLRYS